Proteins encoded within one genomic window of Amycolatopsis sp. 2-15:
- a CDS encoding ABC transporter ATP-binding protein, with the protein MDNSWALLGSVMRGADTPRALTRGTVKRVARFARPHWSRLLVFLVLTVVSAVLAVTTPVLAGKVVDAVVGHQDLPLIIWLAVVIAVLAILDAGLGLAERWQSARIGEGIILDLRVAVFAHVQKLPIAFFTRTRTGALVSRLNNDVIGAQRTFTATLSGLVTNVIQLVLSLAVMVTLSWQVTVFALVLLPIFVLPARRLGRRMAGLQRESAQLNAGMTTQMTERFSAPGATLVKLFGRPRQEVGEFSDRAGRVRDIGVRTAMLTRWFMTSLTLVSALAQALVYGLGGYLAFTGQIAPGTVVALALLLTRLYAPLTALANVRVDVMTALVSFERVFEVLDLDPMIKEPEKPKALPAGGVAVEFEDVRFGYPAADRFSLASLEDVATLDSRGGEEVLHGISFRAEPGQMVALVGSSGAGKSTIASLLPRLYDVDGGAVRLSDVDVRDLDFATLRATVGVVTQDGHLFHDTIRANLSYARPGVTDDEIWAALEQARLGHLVHSLPDGLDTTVGERGYRLSGGERQRLTIARLLLAQPKVVVLDEATAHLDSESEAAVGEALTGALEGRTALVIAHRLSTVRAADLILVVEDGRIVERGTHEQLLALGGRYADLHHTQFDEEPTAVA; encoded by the coding sequence ATGGACAACTCGTGGGCGTTGCTCGGTTCCGTGATGCGGGGGGCCGACACGCCAAGGGCGCTCACGCGCGGAACCGTGAAACGGGTCGCGCGGTTCGCTCGTCCGCACTGGTCACGGCTGCTCGTGTTCCTCGTGCTCACGGTGGTCTCCGCGGTGCTCGCGGTGACCACGCCCGTGCTGGCGGGCAAGGTCGTCGACGCGGTCGTCGGCCACCAAGACCTGCCGTTGATCATCTGGCTCGCCGTGGTGATCGCGGTGCTCGCCATCCTCGACGCCGGGCTGGGGCTGGCGGAGCGGTGGCAGTCGGCGCGCATCGGCGAGGGGATCATCCTGGACCTGCGCGTCGCTGTGTTCGCGCACGTGCAGAAGCTGCCCATCGCGTTCTTCACGCGCACCCGCACCGGCGCCCTGGTCAGCCGGCTCAACAACGACGTGATCGGCGCGCAGCGCACGTTCACCGCGACACTCTCGGGCCTGGTCACCAACGTGATCCAGCTCGTGCTCTCGCTCGCGGTGATGGTGACGCTGTCGTGGCAGGTCACGGTTTTCGCGCTGGTCCTCCTGCCGATCTTCGTGCTGCCGGCACGCCGGCTGGGCCGCCGGATGGCCGGGCTGCAGCGCGAGTCGGCGCAGCTCAACGCCGGCATGACCACGCAGATGACCGAGCGGTTCTCGGCGCCGGGCGCCACGCTCGTGAAGCTGTTCGGCCGCCCGCGCCAGGAGGTCGGGGAGTTCAGCGACCGCGCCGGGCGCGTGCGGGACATCGGCGTGCGCACGGCGATGCTCACGCGCTGGTTCATGACCAGCCTCACGCTCGTGTCGGCGCTCGCGCAGGCGCTGGTCTACGGTCTCGGCGGCTACCTCGCCTTCACCGGCCAGATCGCGCCCGGCACCGTGGTGGCGCTGGCCCTGCTGCTGACCCGCCTCTACGCGCCGCTCACGGCGCTGGCCAACGTCCGCGTGGACGTGATGACCGCACTGGTGTCGTTCGAGCGGGTCTTCGAAGTGCTCGACCTCGACCCGATGATCAAGGAACCGGAGAAGCCGAAGGCGTTGCCCGCGGGCGGCGTGGCCGTGGAGTTCGAGGACGTGCGCTTCGGGTACCCGGCGGCCGACCGGTTCTCGCTGGCGTCACTGGAAGACGTGGCCACTTTGGACAGCCGTGGCGGCGAAGAGGTGCTGCACGGCATCAGCTTCCGCGCCGAACCGGGCCAGATGGTGGCGCTGGTCGGCTCCTCGGGTGCCGGCAAGTCGACCATCGCCTCGCTGCTGCCACGCCTCTACGACGTGGACGGCGGTGCGGTCCGGCTGTCCGATGTGGACGTCCGGGACCTGGACTTCGCGACGCTGCGCGCCACCGTGGGCGTGGTGACGCAGGACGGGCACCTGTTCCACGACACCATCCGAGCCAACCTGTCCTACGCCCGCCCGGGCGTGACCGACGACGAGATCTGGGCCGCGCTGGAACAGGCCCGACTGGGCCACCTGGTGCACTCGCTGCCCGACGGACTCGACACCACCGTCGGCGAACGCGGCTACCGCCTCTCCGGTGGCGAACGCCAGCGCCTCACCATCGCGCGGCTCCTGCTGGCACAGCCGAAGGTCGTGGTCCTGGACGAGGCCACGGCGCACCTGGACTCCGAATCGGAGGCCGCGGTCGGCGAGGCCCTCACCGGTGCCCTCGAAGGCCGCACGGCGCTGGTGATCGCGCACCGGCTCTCGACCGTCCGCGCCGCCGACCTGATCCTGGTCGTCGAAGACGGCCGCATCGTCGAGCGCGGCACGCACGAACAGCTGCTCGCCCTCGGCGGCCGCTACGCCGACCTGCACCACACGCAGTTCGACGAGGAGCCGACGGCCGTCGCGTGA
- a CDS encoding S8 family serine peptidase yields the protein MRRSRSTRAGFRPRARSRATVLTAGAAALIAALGIVAPPVAGAATASTPDSFSDNSARQIAALQSLKTGQTKAESKLDSRLLVAQKLRAQKLSASAVPALGAGTASTAVVDIRVTKVSDALVNDLRKAGAAVRTVSDKAASIRAEVPLTALPAIAARADVKRVETADQAITARELETKAGQGKTAPVETKQQKAARLDAALDQALAAKNRRAAAATITSEGDRAHNADLARQQYGVTGTGVKACALSDGVDSLAVSQAKGELPAVDVVPGQAGDGDEGTAMLEIIHDLAPNAALGFASAFASDASFADNIRKLRFESHCDVIVDDVIYFKESPFQDWIIAQAVNDVTADGALYFSSAGNEGNVADGTAAHWEGDFVDSGKSVGKFAGTAHNFAGAAGPQIFEPISDASSAGIPVTLHWSDPLGASGDDYDLYLLDASGNVVAFSQDVQDGTQDPYEQLATPPFGGTGLRLAVVKFSGAGRYLSLTAFGSRFRDSADGLKAYSTPGVTVGHSSARDAFSVAAAPAAAAFGRALEPGDPANPTGPFPGAFSSAGKAERFSSDGPRRMFYEADGTPITPGNVSSTGGEVRDKPEITAADGVRTSVGGFDPFFGTSAAAPHAAAIASLVLSGNPGLSGSDVRDAFLATAVDIEAPGSDNLTGAGVVLADKVLAYTGASPQPYAQAKQPTVTGPEGGSTLDPGDTAKVTLPVTNTGDGVASSTSVVLTTTTPGVTIAPRAKSYGTIRPGQTGVNDFTVTVPATQGLGVPVVLSAKVTFAGSFSPTTSTFALPVGTPSPVVQTFSYTGAPVAIPDNSQLGASVPLVVSGVGAASKVSVSIDGSSCTADEGSTTVGLDHTYVADLVGTLTSPSGASATLFQRAGSGGNNLCQVVFDDSAPALLSTVGSQFAPFTGTYLPIDPQTPLAGTSADGTWTFTAVDVAGGDTGSIRSVSLHVNGYASAGTGSTAGAAALVRPVVHAGPAIA from the coding sequence GTGCGTCGAAGCCGTTCCACTAGAGCCGGGTTCAGACCGAGAGCCAGATCCAGAGCGACCGTCCTGACCGCGGGGGCCGCGGCGCTGATCGCCGCGCTGGGCATCGTCGCCCCGCCGGTCGCGGGCGCCGCGACAGCGTCCACACCGGACTCCTTCTCCGACAACTCCGCCCGGCAGATCGCGGCGTTGCAGTCGCTCAAGACCGGGCAGACCAAGGCGGAGTCCAAACTGGACAGCCGCCTGCTCGTCGCGCAGAAGCTGCGGGCCCAGAAGCTGAGCGCGTCCGCCGTACCCGCGCTGGGGGCGGGTACGGCGAGCACCGCGGTCGTGGACATCCGGGTCACGAAGGTGTCCGACGCGCTGGTGAACGACCTGCGCAAGGCCGGTGCCGCCGTGCGCACCGTGTCGGACAAGGCCGCGAGCATCCGCGCCGAGGTGCCGCTCACCGCGCTGCCGGCGATCGCCGCGCGTGCCGACGTGAAGCGGGTCGAGACCGCCGACCAGGCGATCACCGCCCGTGAGCTGGAAACCAAGGCGGGGCAAGGGAAAACGGCGCCCGTCGAGACCAAGCAGCAGAAGGCCGCCCGCCTCGATGCCGCGCTGGACCAGGCGCTCGCGGCCAAGAACCGGCGTGCCGCCGCGGCCACCATCACCAGCGAGGGCGATCGCGCGCACAACGCCGACCTCGCCCGCCAGCAGTACGGCGTCACGGGCACCGGGGTGAAGGCGTGCGCGCTGTCCGACGGGGTCGACTCGCTCGCGGTCTCGCAGGCCAAGGGTGAGCTGCCGGCCGTCGACGTCGTTCCCGGCCAGGCGGGTGACGGCGACGAGGGCACGGCGATGCTGGAGATCATCCACGACCTCGCGCCCAACGCGGCCCTCGGTTTCGCTTCGGCGTTCGCCTCCGACGCGAGTTTCGCCGACAACATCCGCAAGCTGCGCTTCGAGTCGCACTGCGACGTGATCGTCGACGACGTCATCTACTTCAAGGAATCCCCATTCCAGGACTGGATCATCGCCCAGGCCGTGAACGACGTGACCGCCGACGGCGCGCTCTACTTCTCCTCCGCGGGCAATGAGGGCAACGTGGCCGACGGCACCGCCGCCCACTGGGAAGGCGACTTCGTCGACTCGGGCAAGTCGGTCGGCAAGTTCGCCGGTACCGCGCACAACTTCGCGGGCGCGGCGGGCCCCCAGATCTTCGAGCCGATCTCCGATGCCTCCTCGGCGGGTATCCCCGTCACGCTGCATTGGTCTGACCCGCTCGGCGCTTCGGGCGACGACTACGACCTCTACCTGCTCGATGCCTCGGGCAACGTCGTCGCGTTCAGCCAGGACGTGCAGGACGGCACCCAGGATCCGTACGAGCAGCTCGCCACCCCGCCTTTCGGCGGCACCGGCCTGCGGCTCGCGGTGGTCAAGTTCTCCGGTGCGGGCCGCTACCTCTCGCTGACGGCCTTCGGCAGCCGCTTCCGCGACTCGGCCGACGGCCTCAAGGCCTACAGCACCCCGGGCGTCACGGTCGGGCACTCCTCGGCGCGCGACGCGTTCTCCGTCGCCGCGGCACCCGCGGCCGCCGCGTTCGGCCGGGCGCTCGAGCCGGGTGACCCGGCCAACCCGACCGGCCCGTTCCCCGGCGCGTTCTCCTCGGCCGGCAAGGCCGAGCGGTTCAGCTCCGACGGCCCGCGCCGGATGTTCTACGAGGCCGACGGCACGCCCATCACGCCGGGCAACGTCTCCTCGACCGGCGGCGAGGTCCGCGACAAGCCGGAGATCACCGCGGCCGACGGCGTGCGCACCTCGGTGGGCGGGTTCGACCCGTTCTTCGGCACCTCGGCCGCCGCGCCGCACGCCGCCGCCATCGCGAGCCTGGTGCTCTCGGGTAACCCCGGGCTGTCCGGTTCGGACGTTCGCGACGCGTTCCTCGCGACCGCCGTGGACATCGAGGCACCCGGCAGCGACAACCTCACCGGCGCGGGCGTGGTCCTCGCCGACAAGGTGCTCGCCTACACCGGCGCCAGCCCGCAGCCCTACGCGCAGGCCAAGCAGCCCACCGTCACCGGGCCCGAGGGTGGCAGCACCCTCGACCCCGGTGACACCGCGAAGGTGACGCTGCCGGTGACCAACACCGGCGACGGGGTCGCGTCGTCCACGAGCGTCGTGCTCACCACGACGACGCCCGGCGTCACGATCGCGCCGCGCGCCAAGTCCTACGGCACGATCAGACCGGGCCAGACCGGCGTCAACGACTTCACCGTCACAGTCCCGGCCACCCAGGGCCTCGGCGTGCCGGTGGTGCTGTCGGCCAAGGTGACGTTCGCGGGCTCGTTCTCGCCGACGACCAGCACGTTCGCGCTGCCGGTCGGCACGCCGTCGCCGGTGGTGCAGACCTTCTCCTACACCGGTGCGCCGGTCGCGATCCCGGACAACTCCCAGCTCGGCGCCTCGGTGCCGCTGGTGGTGAGCGGTGTCGGGGCCGCGTCGAAGGTCTCGGTCTCGATCGACGGCTCGAGCTGCACTGCCGACGAGGGCTCGACCACGGTCGGCCTGGACCACACCTACGTCGCGGACCTGGTCGGCACGCTGACCTCGCCCTCGGGCGCGTCGGCCACGCTGTTCCAGCGGGCCGGCAGCGGCGGCAACAACCTCTGCCAGGTCGTGTTCGACGACAGCGCCCCGGCGCTGCTGAGCACGGTCGGATCGCAGTTCGCGCCGTTCACGGGCACGTACCTGCCGATCGACCCGCAGACCCCGCTCGCCGGCACCTCGGCGGACGGCACGTGGACGTTCACGGCGGTCGACGTCGCCGGCGGTGACACGGGCTCGATCCGCAGCGTCTCGCTGCACGTCAACGGCTACGCGTCGGCGGGCACGGGGAGCACGGCCGGAGCGGCCGCGCTCGTCCGCCCGGTGGTGCACGCTGGTCCGGCCATCGCCTGA
- a CDS encoding lycopene cyclase family protein, with the protein MSDVLIAGGGPAGWALARACARRGLATTLVDPAPRAPWRNTYGAWADELPGLPGEVIAAAPGATVAFGTREHRLDRGYLVLDNTGLRSWLTAVPVTVVPGRVAHAEHGRHGSTVVLADDRRLATAVVVDASGRNRVLSGGPPGGPRAEQTAYGLVLPAADAERLVPGAADTAVFMDWRDGAPSFRYLLPLGDGAVLVEETSLAHRPGVPVAELAARLRTRLAGAGLRPHGREERVRIVLDVPLPGRGAVVPFGVAAGLVHPATGYSVATALRLAPRVAAALAGAFEAGPAAAVRAARRTLWTAEARAVHSLRQYGLRALRRMSPAELAEFFDLFFALPAPVQQAYTSGREDLPGTAAAMARLFRAAPPTLRARLAGHRPNTIR; encoded by the coding sequence GTGAGCGACGTGCTGATCGCGGGTGGCGGACCCGCCGGGTGGGCGCTGGCGCGCGCCTGCGCCCGGCGCGGGCTGGCGACCACGCTCGTCGACCCCGCGCCGCGGGCGCCGTGGCGCAACACCTACGGCGCGTGGGCCGACGAGCTGCCCGGGCTGCCGGGAGAGGTGATCGCGGCGGCACCCGGCGCGACCGTCGCGTTCGGCACGCGCGAGCACCGGCTCGACCGCGGTTACCTCGTGCTCGACAACACCGGCCTGCGGTCGTGGCTCACGGCGGTACCGGTGACCGTGGTGCCGGGGCGCGTCGCGCACGCCGAGCACGGGCGCCACGGCTCGACGGTGGTGCTCGCCGACGACCGCCGGCTCGCCACCGCGGTGGTCGTGGACGCGTCGGGGCGCAACCGAGTGCTGTCCGGCGGCCCGCCTGGTGGGCCCCGCGCCGAGCAGACGGCGTACGGCCTCGTGCTGCCGGCCGCCGACGCCGAGCGGCTGGTGCCCGGCGCCGCGGACACGGCCGTGTTCATGGACTGGCGCGACGGCGCGCCGAGCTTCCGCTACCTGCTCCCGCTGGGCGACGGCGCGGTGCTCGTGGAGGAGACGTCGCTCGCGCACCGGCCGGGCGTGCCGGTGGCGGAGCTCGCCGCGCGGCTGCGGACCCGGCTCGCGGGCGCGGGGCTGCGGCCGCACGGCCGGGAGGAGCGGGTGCGGATCGTGCTCGACGTGCCGCTGCCGGGGCGCGGCGCGGTGGTCCCGTTCGGGGTCGCCGCCGGGCTGGTGCACCCCGCCACCGGGTACAGCGTCGCGACGGCGCTGCGGCTGGCCCCCCGCGTGGCCGCGGCGCTGGCGGGCGCGTTCGAGGCCGGGCCGGCGGCGGCGGTGCGCGCGGCCCGCCGGACATTGTGGACAGCCGAGGCGCGGGCCGTGCATTCCCTGCGGCAGTACGGATTGCGCGCTTTGCGCCGGATGTCGCCTGCCGAGCTCGCCGAGTTCTTCGACCTCTTCTTCGCGTTGCCGGCTCCGGTGCAGCAGGCCTACACGTCGGGCCGGGAAGACCTGCCGGGCACGGCGGCGGCGATGGCCCGGCTGTTCCGCGCCGCGCCGCCGACGCTTCGCGCACGGCTCGCGGGCCACCGGCCGAATACGATTCGGTAA
- a CDS encoding LLM class flavin-dependent oxidoreductase codes for MVTFGLKPAQQFTDIAALREIWAIADDARFDGLWTFDHFAPMGPVRTGAVFEAWTLLAAMAEATRHVRIGCLVSGNTNRHPAVLAKMAATVDHLCGGRLDMGLGAGGDELADTMLGVATPPARERVERLAEACTVLDLLWARPVADFTGTHYSLTAATSDPKPVQTPKPPLWLGSNGERRGLRIVAEHADVWLNASLPGTPVEELTRLSGVLDRHCAAVGRDPATVRRAVQFRLSAEDSDTLREARTYLDAGFTDLVLMLPSAGDTVGRAKQAAALLPRLRELSRTGEHG; via the coding sequence ATGGTGACCTTCGGACTGAAACCCGCGCAGCAGTTCACGGACATCGCGGCGCTGCGCGAGATCTGGGCGATCGCCGACGACGCGCGGTTCGACGGCCTCTGGACCTTCGACCACTTCGCCCCCATGGGCCCGGTCCGCACCGGCGCCGTCTTCGAAGCCTGGACCCTGCTCGCCGCCATGGCCGAGGCCACGCGCCACGTGCGGATCGGCTGCCTGGTGTCGGGCAACACCAACCGCCACCCGGCCGTGCTCGCCAAGATGGCCGCGACCGTCGACCATCTCTGCGGCGGCCGGCTCGACATGGGCCTAGGCGCGGGTGGCGACGAGCTCGCCGACACGATGCTCGGCGTGGCGACCCCGCCGGCGCGCGAACGCGTCGAGCGGCTCGCCGAGGCCTGCACCGTCCTCGATCTGCTGTGGGCGCGCCCGGTCGCCGACTTCACCGGCACCCACTACTCATTGACGGCCGCGACGAGCGACCCGAAACCCGTGCAGACGCCGAAGCCTCCGCTGTGGCTCGGCAGCAACGGCGAGCGCCGCGGCCTGCGGATCGTCGCCGAGCACGCCGACGTGTGGCTCAACGCGAGCCTGCCGGGCACGCCCGTCGAGGAGCTCACGCGCCTGTCGGGCGTGCTCGACCGGCACTGCGCGGCGGTCGGGCGTGACCCGGCGACGGTGCGGCGGGCCGTGCAGTTCCGGCTCTCGGCCGAGGACAGCGACACCCTGCGCGAGGCGCGGACCTACCTCGACGCGGGGTTCACCGACCTCGTCCTCATGCTCCCGTCCGCCGGCGACACCGTGGGCCGCGCGAAGCAGGCGGCCGCGCTGCTCCCGCGGCTGCGCGAGCTGAGCCGAACGGGCGAGCACGGGTGA
- a CDS encoding deoxyguanosinetriphosphate triphosphohydrolase family protein, with the protein MSETDPRAARRDPSSSVGGFTDLATSPFRIDRDRIAASPFFARLGGVTQVVSAGGAGLLHNRLTHSLKVAQVARAIAERITGASESAELAAKLGGCEPDVCEAAALAHDLGHPPFGHLGEQTLDRIARHRFGLADGFEGNAQTFRILTTTDVRGPSAIGLDLTAAVRAAVLKYPWARLHYPEPHPTSMGTPPRGAAEPDGSPGTGAGKFSAYATELDDFAQARGPFTGRIEPWQQTVEASVMDTADDIAYAIHDLQDFHRIGVLQHAPVAAELGEWLDHALELASLDDEQVAAQLRRPGRSLEQLRRRMHLKDSWIADDDAFAAAVRRVQRELVDGLLENGFDGSIEAEQATAAFSANWTSRLVDGVFVLSSPSTRSGHVSLRTAQWHEVQVLKFVHRRFVLLRPDLALHQRGQASLVTSLVDALDAWLLDRDELGRLPRRLHDLVELAQDEYAGLVRTMPEVLVGATGERVEGADAVRSLARGRAVVDFVASLTDKQAVTLLDALSGRAAQPWSDSFVL; encoded by the coding sequence ATGTCCGAGACCGACCCGAGGGCCGCGCGAAGGGACCCGTCGAGCTCCGTGGGCGGGTTCACGGACCTCGCCACCAGCCCGTTCCGCATCGACCGCGACCGCATCGCCGCCTCGCCGTTCTTCGCGCGGCTGGGCGGGGTCACGCAGGTGGTCAGCGCCGGCGGCGCGGGGCTGCTGCACAACCGGCTCACCCACAGCCTCAAGGTCGCGCAGGTCGCCCGCGCGATCGCCGAGCGGATCACCGGCGCCAGCGAGTCGGCCGAGCTGGCCGCGAAGCTCGGCGGCTGCGAACCCGATGTCTGCGAGGCCGCCGCGCTCGCGCACGACCTCGGGCACCCGCCGTTCGGCCACCTCGGCGAGCAGACGCTCGACCGCATCGCGCGCCACCGCTTCGGCCTCGCCGACGGCTTCGAGGGCAACGCGCAGACGTTCCGCATCCTCACCACCACCGACGTGCGCGGTCCGTCGGCGATCGGTCTCGACCTCACCGCGGCCGTGCGCGCGGCGGTGCTGAAGTACCCGTGGGCGCGGCTGCACTACCCCGAGCCGCACCCCACGTCGATGGGCACACCGCCGCGCGGCGCCGCCGAGCCCGACGGTTCACCGGGCACGGGCGCGGGCAAGTTTTCCGCCTACGCCACCGAACTCGACGACTTCGCGCAGGCGCGCGGCCCGTTCACCGGGCGCATCGAGCCGTGGCAGCAGACGGTGGAGGCGTCGGTGATGGACACCGCCGACGACATCGCCTACGCGATCCACGACCTGCAGGACTTCCACCGCATCGGCGTGCTGCAGCACGCGCCGGTCGCCGCGGAGCTGGGGGAGTGGCTCGACCACGCGCTGGAGCTGGCCTCGCTCGACGACGAGCAGGTCGCCGCGCAGCTGCGCCGGCCCGGCCGTTCGCTCGAACAACTGCGCCGGCGCATGCACCTCAAGGACAGCTGGATCGCCGACGACGACGCGTTCGCCGCCGCGGTGCGGCGCGTGCAGCGCGAGCTCGTCGACGGGCTGCTGGAGAACGGGTTCGACGGCTCGATCGAGGCCGAGCAGGCCACGGCCGCGTTCTCGGCCAACTGGACCTCCCGGCTCGTCGACGGCGTCTTCGTGCTGTCCTCGCCCTCCACGCGCTCCGGGCACGTCTCGCTGCGCACCGCGCAATGGCACGAGGTGCAGGTGCTCAAGTTCGTGCATCGCCGGTTCGTGCTCCTGCGCCCGGACCTCGCGCTGCACCAGCGCGGGCAGGCCAGCCTCGTGACCTCACTCGTCGACGCGCTCGACGCGTGGCTGCTCGACCGCGACGAGCTCGGCCGCCTGCCGCGCCGGCTGCACGACCTCGTGGAGCTCGCGCAGGACGAGTACGCCGGGCTGGTCCGCACCATGCCGGAGGTCCTCGTGGGCGCGACCGGCGAACGGGTGGAGGGCGCCGACGCCGTGCGCAGCCTCGCGCGCGGGCGCGCCGTGGTCGACTTCGTGGCTTCGCTCACCGACAAGCAGGCCGTGACGCTGCTCGACGCGCTGTCCGGGCGCGCCGCGCAGCCGTGGTCGGACTCGTTCGTGCTCTGA
- a CDS encoding ATP-binding cassette domain-containing protein — MSWQRYLDARATDEKRRRRERANAEKKASALQQQAAKLGAKATKAVAAKNMARRAEQMLSQLDDTRQADKVARIKFPEPAPCGRTPLTADGLSKSYGSLEIFTGVDLAIDRGSKVVVLGLNGAGKTTLLRLLGGMETPDTGSVEPGHGLRLGYYAQEHETLDHDASVWENIRHLAPDTGAQELRNLLGSFLFTGEQLDQPAGTLSGGEKTRLALAGLVSSAANVLLLDEPTNNLDPASRAQVLDALRSFAGAVVLVTHDPGAVEALEPERVILLPDGTEDHWSADYLELVQLA; from the coding sequence ATGAGCTGGCAGCGCTACCTCGACGCGCGCGCCACCGACGAGAAGCGCCGCCGCCGCGAGCGCGCGAACGCCGAGAAGAAGGCGTCGGCGTTGCAGCAGCAGGCCGCGAAGCTCGGCGCCAAGGCGACGAAGGCCGTGGCGGCCAAGAACATGGCCCGCCGCGCGGAGCAGATGCTGTCGCAGCTCGACGACACGCGCCAGGCCGACAAGGTCGCGCGGATCAAGTTCCCCGAGCCCGCCCCGTGCGGGCGCACACCGCTCACGGCCGACGGGCTGTCGAAGTCCTACGGCTCGCTCGAGATCTTCACCGGAGTCGATCTTGCGATCGACCGCGGCTCGAAGGTTGTCGTACTGGGTTTGAACGGTGCCGGAAAGACGACATTGCTCCGGCTGCTCGGCGGAATGGAAACTCCGGATACCGGTTCCGTCGAGCCGGGTCACGGATTGCGTTTGGGCTATTACGCACAGGAACACGAAACTCTCGACCACGATGCGAGTGTGTGGGAAAACATCCGACACCTCGCGCCGGACACGGGGGCGCAGGAGTTGCGGAACCTGCTGGGTTCGTTCCTGTTCACGGGTGAACAACTCGACCAGCCCGCCGGCACGCTTTCCGGCGGTGAGAAGACCCGCCTGGCACTCGCCGGGCTCGTCTCCAGTGCGGCGAACGTGCTGCTCCTGGATGAACCGACCAACAACCTCGATCCGGCCAGCCGTGCGCAGGTCCTGGACGCCCTGCGCAGCTTCGCCGGCGCTGTGGTGCTGGTGACGCACGACCCGGGCGCGGTCGAGGCGCTGGAGCCCGAGCGCGTGATCCTCCTGCCCGACGGGACCGAGGACCATTGGTCCGCGGATTATCTGGAACTTGTCCAGCTAGCGTGA
- a CDS encoding MarR family winged helix-turn-helix transcriptional regulator, with amino-acid sequence MSSAPETPAVVTRRLGYLLKHAQLRLAELQEPLLAPHGVTGRQVAVLALLADGEPQSQQEAAARLGVDRTTMVQLVDELEDKALVRRQVDPADRRRRIVTPTEEGLRVLTAATEASEEAERRLLGPLGGREADGLREALWAVVHQR; translated from the coding sequence ATGTCGAGTGCCCCCGAAACCCCGGCCGTCGTGACCCGCCGGCTCGGTTATCTGCTCAAGCACGCGCAGCTGCGGCTGGCCGAGCTGCAGGAGCCGCTGCTGGCGCCCCACGGGGTGACCGGGCGGCAGGTCGCCGTGCTCGCGCTGCTGGCCGACGGTGAGCCGCAGTCGCAGCAGGAGGCGGCCGCACGGCTCGGCGTGGACCGGACGACCATGGTGCAGCTCGTCGACGAGCTGGAGGACAAGGCGCTCGTCCGGCGCCAGGTCGACCCCGCTGATCGCCGCCGCCGGATCGTGACGCCGACGGAGGAAGGGCTGCGGGTGCTGACGGCGGCCACCGAGGCGTCGGAGGAGGCGGAACGGCGGCTGCTGGGCCCACTGGGCGGGCGCGAGGCCGACGGGTTGCGCGAGGCGCTGTGGGCGGTTGTTCACCAACGGTGA
- a CDS encoding helix-turn-helix domain-containing protein — MADLKKGARITGNTRDKLAADLKKKYEKGSSIRALAESTGRSYGFVHRVLSESGVQLRGRGGATRVKKK; from the coding sequence GTGGCTGATCTCAAGAAAGGCGCGCGGATCACCGGCAACACGCGCGACAAGCTGGCCGCTGACCTGAAGAAGAAATACGAGAAGGGCTCGAGCATCCGGGCCCTCGCTGAGTCCACGGGGCGTTCCTACGGGTTCGTGCACCGTGTTCTCTCTGAGTCCGGGGTCCAGCTGCGGGGGCGCGGCGGGGCCACGCGGGTCAAGAAGAAGTAG
- a CDS encoding acVLRF1 family peptidyl-tRNA hydrolase → MARARRVAGGGTAVEVTPDRLAGWFTRFAERNDGVRSTELAEHEVRVFAGNGITATATVPFGPLAVTGTRDGLAVEPLVDHALVPRLLALLLVRVGGHSLGLARGGAVLLSRTDRHLVQGRTAAGGWSQQRFARRRAGQARVALHAAAQDAVEVLVPRLSEVDAVVLGGDRHALGELRADHRLDPLFARAEPRVLEIPEPRRSVLDDAAERAISVEVVLSRA, encoded by the coding sequence ATGGCCAGGGCGCGGCGGGTCGCGGGGGGCGGGACGGCGGTCGAGGTCACGCCCGATCGCCTCGCCGGCTGGTTCACGCGCTTCGCCGAACGCAACGACGGCGTGCGCTCCACTGAGCTCGCCGAGCACGAGGTACGCGTCTTCGCGGGCAACGGCATCACGGCCACCGCGACCGTCCCCTTCGGACCGCTCGCCGTCACGGGCACCCGCGACGGTCTCGCCGTCGAACCGCTGGTGGACCACGCGCTCGTGCCGCGGCTGCTCGCGTTGCTGCTGGTACGCGTGGGCGGGCACTCCCTCGGTCTCGCCCGCGGCGGGGCCGTGCTGCTCTCGCGCACCGACCGCCACCTCGTGCAGGGCCGCACGGCCGCGGGCGGCTGGTCGCAGCAGCGGTTCGCGCGCCGCCGCGCCGGGCAGGCCAGGGTGGCGCTGCACGCGGCTGCGCAGGACGCGGTCGAGGTCCTGGTGCCGCGGCTGTCCGAAGTGGACGCCGTGGTGCTCGGCGGCGACCGGCACGCGCTCGGCGAACTGCGCGCCGACCACCGGCTCGACCCGCTCTTCGCCCGGGCGGAACCCCGCGTGCTCGAGATCCCCGAGCCGCGCCGCAGCGTGCTGGACGACGCGGCCGAACGGGCGATCTCCGTCGAAGTCGTGCTGAGCCGAGCGTGA